In Helicobacter ibis, the sequence TTTAGCTTCGGGTTCTGTTGCGGTGCTTTCTAGTGCGATTGATTCTTTACTTGATTGTGTGATTTCGGGTTTAAATTTTTTAGCTTTGAAAAAAAGCTCTCAAGGATCTAGCAAAGAATATAATTT encodes:
- a CDS encoding cation transporter, giving the protein MNLQKSATIIASVCAVFLAIVKFIVGLASGSVAVLSSAIDSLLDCVISGLNFLALKKSSQGSSKEYN